GAAAGATTTGGAATTGACCCTGACTCTACAAAGGTGGCACCAGTTACAAAAGAACAAATGAGAGATTTATATGAAAGGTGGGCTGAAAATACATGTCACACATCAGCTGAGAAgattaatatatattttttcaatagcttggaaatatctgctgaagaaataaaaattgttttggaATCTGATATGGGTGAGCCTGTTACCCATGTATCAAATCACCGATTTGAAGCAATTCATTTAAGAGGCACCGAAGAAATGAACACTCAAAAtgtttttgattattttaagGGATATGCCCCTGCTTCCATAGAGTGGATTAATGATTATTCATGTAAATCATTTTGGTTTAATACGCAGTTTTATAAGCctaattcatttttatattttcttcaGGTAATGTGGTATGGTTAGAGCCCTGGCAAGCTGCTAGAGCAATTCTTGAACGCTCGAGCCGTAATATCATCGTTCAACCCATACAAAAAAATGCAGAAGGAGAAACTATGGATCATGAGGAGGCCGTCAGTGAGCCTGAAGCAGCAGTTCCCATTCCAACTCCACCTGGAATTTGGCGATTAGGTTTCGAATGTCAACATGCTAAGGCTTTAGTCATGCGTTTTGCCACAAGAGCAGATCGTAAGATCAAAGGTGCTGAACGCTTGAGCCAGTACTATCGTAACCATGGCAATCCCAATTATGGTGGCATGGCGGGGCTCATCAGTTCCTCTCGGAAACGACGCTTCCGTGGCAAACCAGACCCCACTGAACTAGTTGATTCAAAAAATCCTTGGGGCTCTCTTGCCAAAGCTTGGGGAGACACTGAGCCTGCTGAAGCATGGGAAACAAATGAGGCAGCTGAAGCATGGGAAGCAAGCGAGCCAGCAGCAGATTGGGAGCGAAGAACTGAAGGTATATCCGacct
The DNA window shown above is from Daphnia magna isolate NIES linkage group LG9, ASM2063170v1.1, whole genome shotgun sequence and carries:
- the LOC116931114 gene encoding nuclear cap-binding protein subunit 3, which encodes METENIDMMEDGEVDDSTEASFKRERKVSESMRNSFSSLDEEKLKKRAERFGIDPDSTKVAPVTKEQMRDLYESLEISAEEIKIVLESDMGEPVTHVSNHRFEAIHLRGTEEMNTQNVFDYFKGYAPASIEWINDYSCNVVWLEPWQAARAILERSSRNIIVQPIQKNAEGETMDHEEAVSEPEAAVPIPTPPGIWRLGFECQHAKALVMRFATRADRKIKGAERLSQYYRNHGNPNYGGMAGLISSSRKRRFRGKPDPTELVDSKNPWGSLAKAWGDTEPAEAWETNEAAEAWEASEPAADWERRTEGKRFIGTGLPSALVRRLGYQPPRPSPSRSRDTESDVSDGWATTDSESGSRSSQSSNQEAGRSKKKRIRMRMYADDEEERNRKKILNSRLVDTSEEKNGQSSKVRTSKPVHTRLGPNVDIAPSIISKRTDLRLRLGSSVSTTQLVDSVVLHGTLIPADEARLLENAKMDLRSKLQSRLGTK